CCGCGAAATGCGCCAGATGGAAGGCGGCTGGGCCTCGACCTACCTGATCGACCAGTCCAAGACCCGCCTCGAGCGCCTGGGCTACTTCAAGGAAGTCAACGTCGAGACCCCGCAGGTGCCAGGTACCGACGACCAGGTCGACGTCAACTATAGCGTCGAAGAGCAGGCCTCCGGTTCCATCACCGCCAGTATCGGTTTTGCCCAGGACGCCGGTCTGATCCTTGGTGGCTCGATCAGCCAGAACAACTTCCTGGGTACCGGTAACAAGGTCAGCCTCGGCCTGACCCGCAGTGAATACCAGACCCGTTACAACTTCGGCTTCGTCGACCCCTACTGGACGCCGGACGGTGTCAGCCTGGGCTACAACGCCTTCTACCGCACCACCGACTACGACGAGCTGGACACCGATGTTTCCAGCTACTCGGTCGACAGCCTGGGTGCAGGCGTCAGCATCGGCTACCCGATCAGCGAGACCTCGCGTCTGACCTACGGCCTGACCGTGCAACAGGATTCCCTGGACACCGGCTACTACACGGTCGACGAAATCCTCGCGTTCATGGATACCGAGGGTGACGACTTCCTCAACTTCAAGGGCTCCATCGGCTGGTCCGAGTCGACCCTGAACCGCGGCACCATGGCCACCCGTGGCCACTCGCAGAGCCTGGTGCTCGAGGCGACCCTGCCGGGTAGCGACCTGTCGTTCTTCAAACTCGACTACCGTGGTCAGGTGTTTGCGCCGCTGACCCAGTCCACCGGCCTGCGTTTCCACACCGAGCTGGGCTACGGCGACGGTTACGGTTCGACCGATGGCCTGCCGTTCTACGAGAACTACTATGCCGGTGGTTTCAACTCGGTACGTGGTTTCGAGGACAGCACCCTGGGCCCACGCAGTACGCCCAGCGTGGCGCGTAAGGCCGACGGTAGTGTGGTGGGTAATGGTTCCGAAGGTTCTGGCCCTGGTGTCGATGGTCGCTATACCGATGACCAGGATCCGGTGGCTTATGGTGGTAACGTGCTGATTCAGGGCGGTGTGGAATACCTGTTCCCGCTGCCGTTCATCAAGGATCAGCGTTCGCTGCGTACCGTGCTGTTCTGGGATGTGGGTAGCGTGTTCCTGACCGATTGCCCGGCCAAGACGGCCACCACTCAGTTCATGAATACCTCGGGCTGCGGCAACATCGATGCGAGCAACCTCGCCAGCTCCGTGGGCGTGGGCGTAACCTGGGTGTCCGCACTGGGCCCGTTGAGCTTCAGCCTCGCCGCACCGGTGAAGAAGCCGGAAGATTCGGATCCACAGGTATTCCAGTTCTCCCTGGGCCAGACGTTCTAATTGCTTGATAGATGACAACAGAGTTTGTTGCAGGAGTTGCATTGTGCGTAAGTTGACTCAACTGGTTCTTCTGGCCGCTACCCTGGTTGCGACCCCGGCTTTCGCCGAAATGAAAATTGCGGTGATGAACTATCAGATGGCCCTGCTCGAGTCCGATGCCGCGAAGAAGTACGCCGTCGATGCCGAGAAGAAGTTCGGCCCGCAGCTGAACAAGCTGAAGCAGCTGGAAAGCGACGCCAAGCGCATCCAGGATCGCCTGGTCAAGGAAGGCGAGAAGATGCAGCAGGCCGAGCGCGAGCGTCTGGAGCTAGAATTCAAGCAGAAGGCCCGTGACTTCCAGTTCCAGTCCAAGGAGCTGAACGAAGCCAAGGCGATTTCCGACCGCGACATGCTCAAGCAGCTCAAGCCGAAGCTGGACAAGGCCGTCGAAGAAGTCATCAGCAAAGGCAGCTTTGATCTGGTGCTGGAGCGTGGCGCAGTGGTCGATGTCAAACCGCAATACGACATCACCCGTCAGGTCATCGAGCGCATGAACCAGCTGCGCTGATCATGACGGCTCCGCGTTTTACCCTCGGCCAGCTGGCCGACCGCCTCGGCGCCACCCTGCGTGGTGCCGCAGACAAACCGATCAGCGGCCTGGCTACCTTGCAGGACGCTGGCCCCGAGCAGCTCAGTTTTCTGGCCAATGCCCAGTACCGCAAGTTCCTCGCCGATACCCGTGCCGGCGTGGTGCTGCTGACCGAGGCTGATGCCGAGGGCTACGCCGGCGATGTGCTGCTGGTGGCCAACCCCTATCTGGCCTTTGCCCAGCTTTCCCATCTGTTCGATCGCAAGCCGGTTGCCGCGGCGGGTATCCACCCGACGGCGCTGATCGCTGCCGATGCGCAGGTCGATCCGTCGGCCAGCATCGGTGCCTATGCGGTGATCGAGAGCGGCGCGCAGATCGCGGCCGCGGTCAGCATCGGCGCGCACTGCGTGGTCGGTGCGCGCAGCGTGGTGGGCGAGGGCGGCTGGCTGGCGCCACGAGTGACCCTGTATCACGACGTGATCATCGGCAAGCGCGTGGTCATCCAGTCCGGTGCCGTGATCGGTGGCGAGGGCTTCGGCTTCGCCAACGAGAAGGGCGTCTGGCAGAAGATCGCGCAGATTGGTGGTGTGCTGCTGGGCGATGATGTCGAAGTCGGTGCCAACACCACCATCGACCGCGGTGCCCTGGCCGATACCGTGATCGGTAACGGCGTCAAGCTGGACAACCAGATCATGATCGCGCACAACGTGCAGATCGGCGACAACACCGCGATGGCGGGCTGCGTGGGGATTTCCGGCAGCACCAAGATCGGTCGCAACTGCATGATCGCCGGCGGCGTTGGCATGGTCGGGCACATCGAAGTGTGTGACAACGTGTTCGTCACCGGCATGACCATGGTCACCCGCTCGATCACCGAACCGGGGGCCTATTCTTCCGGCACGGCCATGCAGACTGCGGGCGACTGGAAGAAGAGTGCGGCGCGTATTCGCCAACTCGATGACATGGCACGACGCCTGCGCGACATGGAAAAGCGCCTGGCTGCCGTGACCCCGGGCGACGATGCCTCATCAGATGCCTGACCCGCGTCTGGCGCGCGCCCCTATTTTTTGAACAGGCTTTTGGAAATGATGGACATCAACGAAATTCGCGAATATCTGCCGCACCGCTACCCTTTCCTCCTGGTGGATCGGGTTGCCGAGCTGGATATCGAAGGCAAGAGCATTCGCGCCTACAAGAATGTCAGCATCAACGAGCCGTTCTTCAATGGCCACTTCCCCGAGCATCCGATCATGCCGGGCGTGCTGATCATCGAGGCGATGGCCCAGGCCGCCGGTATCCTCGGCTTCAAGATGCTCGACGTGAAGCCGGCCGATGGCACGCTGTACTACTTCGTCGGCTCGGACAAGCTGCGCTTCCGCCAGCCGGTGCTGCCGGGCGATCAACTGGTGCTTGAGGCGCGTTTCCTCAGCACCAAGCGCAGCATCTGGAAGTTCGAGTGCAAAGCCAGCGTCGATGGCAAGGAAGTCTGCTCGGCAGAAATCATCTGTGCGGAACGCAAGCTATGAGTTTGATTGACCCTCGCGCCATCATCGATCCGTCGGCCAGGCTGGCGGATGACGTTCAGGTCGGCCCCTGGTCGATCATTGGACCTGATGTGGAAATCGGCGAGGGTTCGGTGATCGGCCCTCATGTGGTGCTCAAGGGGCCGACCAAGATCGGCAAGCACAACCATATCTTCCAGTTTTCCTCGGTCGGCGAAGACACCCCGGATCTGAAGTACAAGGGCGAGGCAACCCGCCTGGTGATCGGCGATCACAACGTGATCCGCGAAGGCGTGACCATTCATCGTGGCACCGTGCAGGATCGTTCCGAGACCACCATCGGCGATCACAACCTGCTGATGGCCTACGTGCATGTCGGCCACGACAGCGTGATCGGCAACCACTGCATCCTGGTCAACAACACCGCGCTGGCCGGCCATGTGCACATGGACGACTGGGCGATCCTGTCTGGCTTCACCCTGGTGCATCAGTTCTGCCGCATCGGCGCCCACAGCTTTTCCGGCATGGGTACGGCGATCGGCAAGGACGTACCGGCCTATGTCACCGTGTTCGGCAATCCGGCCGAGGCACGCAGCATGAACTTCGAAGGCATGCGCCGCCGCGGCTTCAGCGCCGAGGCCATCCAGGCCCTGCGCCGCGCCTACAAGGTGGTCTACCGCCAGGGCCTGACCGTCGAGCAGGCGCTGGCCGAGCTGGCTGAGTCCGCCGCGCAGTTCCCGGAAGTGGCGGTATTCCGCGACTCGATCCAGGCCTCGACCCGCGGCATCACCCGCTAAGCCATGTCCCGACCCTTGCGTATCGCGCTGGTGGCTGGCGAAGCTTCCGGCGATATCCTCGGCGCCGGCCTGATGCAGGCGCTCAAGCAGCGCCATGGCCAGGTTGAATTCATCGGTATCGGTGGCCCGCGCATGGAGGCCGAAGGCCTGCGCTCCTATTTCCCCATGGAGCGCCTGTCGGTGATGGGCCTGGTCGAGGTGCTCGGCCGCCTGCCGGAGCTGCTGGCGCGGCGCAAGCGCCTGATCCAGACCCTGATTGCCGAGCAGCCGGACGTGTTCATCGGCATCGATGCGCCGGATTTCAACCTGACCCTCGAACTCAAGCTGCGCCAGGCCGGGATCAAGACCGTGCATTACGTCAGCCCGTCGGTCTGGGCCTGGCGGCAGAAGCGCGTGCTGAAGATCCGCGAAGCCTGCGACCTGATGCTGACCCTGTTCCCCTTCGAGGCGCGTTTCTACGACGAACACCAGGTTCCGGTGCGCTTCGTCGGCCATCCGCTGGCCAATACCATACCGCTGCAGGCTGATCGCCAGGCCGCGCGGGTGGCCCTGGATCTACTACAGGACGCACCGGTGGTGGCCCTGTTGCCGGGCAGCCGTGGCGGCGAGGTGGCGCGCCTGGGCGCGCTGTTCCTCGATGCAGCCGAGCGCCTGCGCGCACTGCGCCCGGGAGTGCGTTTCGTGCTGCCATGCGCCAGCCCCGAGCGGCGTGCCCAGCTGGAAATGCTGCTCGGCGGTCGTGACCTGGCCCTGAGCCTGCTCGACGGCCGCTCCCACGAGGCCCTGGCGGCCTGCGATGCGGTGCTGATCGCCTCGGGCACGGCGACGCTGGAGGCCTTGCTGTACCGGCGGCCGATGGTGGTGGCCTACAAGGTGGCGCCGCTGACCTATCGGGTTCTCAAGCGCCTGGTGAAAAGCCCGTACATTTCCCTGCCCAACCTGCTGGCCGAGCGCCTGCTGGTGCCGGAGCTGATCCAGGACGCCGCCACTGCCGATGCACTGGCGCAGACCCTGGCGCCGCTGTTGGATGGCGGCGAGGTGCAGACCGAAGGCTTCGAGCGCATCCACCACGCCCTGCGCCAGGATGCCTCGGCCCAGGCGGCGGACGCCGTGCTGGCGCTGGCGGGGCGCGCCTGATGCAGCTCGGTCTGGATTTCAGCCTGGTCGAGGAGCTGGTCGCCGGCGTCGATGAAGTCGGCCGCGGCCCGCTGTGCGGCCCGGTGGTCACCGCCGCGGTGATCCTCGATCCGGCGCGGCCGATCCTCGGTCTCAACGACTCGAAGAAACTCACCGAGGCGCGCCGCGAGAAGCTGTTCGACGAGATCCGCGAAAAAGCCCTGGCCTGGTGCATCGCCCGCGCCGAGGTGGCAGAGATCGACCAGCTGAACATCCTGCATGCCACCATGCTGGCCATGCAGCGTGCGGTGGAGGGCTTGCAGGTCACGCCGCGGCTGGCGCTGATCGATGGCAATCGCTGCCCGAAACTGGCGGTACCCAGTGCGCCGGTGGTCAAGGGTGACAGCCAGGTGCCGGCGATCGCCGCTGCGTCGATCCTGGCCAAGGTCAGCCGCGACCGCGAGATGGCCGAGATGGAAAAACTCTATCCGGGCTACGGCATCGGCGGGCACAAGGGCTATCCGACCCCGGGGCATCTGGACGCTCTCAAGCGCCTGGGCGCCTCGCCGATCCACCGGCGCTCCTTCGCTCCGGTGCGCAATGTGCTGGACGGGATCGAATAAGCGCCGCACGGCTCGCTGGCAAGCTGTTGTTTAAGTCGAGGCCCGGTACAATCCGGGCCTTATCGTTTTCGTGCTTTTTACGGGATTGTCATGACCGCCACCTTCGTCCATCTGCGACTGCATACCGAGTTCTCCCTGGTCGACGGTCTGGTTCGGGTCAAACCCCTGGTCAAGGCCGCGGCCAGCGCAGGCATGCCGGCGGTGGCGGTCACCGACATGAGCAACATGTGCTCGCTGGTGAAGTTCTACAAGGCGGCCATGGGGGCCGGCATCAAGCCGATCTGCGGCGCCGATATCTGGCTGGCCAGCCCGGAGGAGGACGGCCCGTTGTCGCGCCTGACCCTGCTGGCGATGAACCCCAAGGGCTACCGCAACCTCACCGAGCTGGTTTCGCGCGGCTGGAGCGAGGGCCAGAGCAACGACTTGGTGATCATCCAGCGTGACTGGGTCAAGGAGGCTGCCGAAGGCCTGATCGCCCTGTCCGGCCGCGAAGGCGAGATCGGCATGGCCCTGCTGGATGGCGAGGGTGCGCGTGCCGAGGCCCTGCTCAACGAGTGGCTGGCAGTATTCCCCGAACGCTTCTACCTGGAGGTGCAGCGCACCAACCGGGTCAATGACGAAGAGCACCTGCACGCCGCCGTCGAGCTGGCGAGCCGTTGCGGGGCGCCGCTGGTGGCGACCAACGATGTGCGCTTTCTCAAGCAGAGCGATTTCGAGGCCCACGAGACCCGCGTGTGCATCGGTGAGGGGCGCACCCTGGATGACCCGCGGCGCCCGCGCACCTATTCCGACCAGCAGTACCTGAAGTCGCCGGAGGAAAT
The window above is part of the Pseudomonas alcaligenes genome. Proteins encoded here:
- the bamA gene encoding outer membrane protein assembly factor BamA; amino-acid sequence: MKRLLLPAVLAALMIAEVHAESFTITDIRVNGLQRVSAGSLFGALPLNVGDQADDKRLVDATRSLFKTGFFQDIQLGRDGDVLVISVVERPSISGIEIEGNKAITTEDLMKGLQQSGLAEGEIFQRATLEGVRNELLRQYVAQGRYSAEIEAEVIPQPRNRVALKITINEGSVAAIQHINIVGNSVFPDEDLVGLFELKTTNWLSFFKNDDKYAREKLSGDLERLRSYYLDRGYINMDISSTQVSITPDKKNVYITVNVDEGEKYSVREVKLSGDLKVPEEEVKKLLLVKEGQVFSRKVMTTTSELITRRLGNEGYTFANVNGVPQPHDEDHTVSITFAVDPGKRAYVNRINFRGNTKTEDEVLRREMRQMEGGWASTYLIDQSKTRLERLGYFKEVNVETPQVPGTDDQVDVNYSVEEQASGSITASIGFAQDAGLILGGSISQNNFLGTGNKVSLGLTRSEYQTRYNFGFVDPYWTPDGVSLGYNAFYRTTDYDELDTDVSSYSVDSLGAGVSIGYPISETSRLTYGLTVQQDSLDTGYYTVDEILAFMDTEGDDFLNFKGSIGWSESTLNRGTMATRGHSQSLVLEATLPGSDLSFFKLDYRGQVFAPLTQSTGLRFHTELGYGDGYGSTDGLPFYENYYAGGFNSVRGFEDSTLGPRSTPSVARKADGSVVGNGSEGSGPGVDGRYTDDQDPVAYGGNVLIQGGVEYLFPLPFIKDQRSLRTVLFWDVGSVFLTDCPAKTATTQFMNTSGCGNIDASNLASSVGVGVTWVSALGPLSFSLAAPVKKPEDSDPQVFQFSLGQTF
- a CDS encoding OmpH family outer membrane protein, whose amino-acid sequence is MRKLTQLVLLAATLVATPAFAEMKIAVMNYQMALLESDAAKKYAVDAEKKFGPQLNKLKQLESDAKRIQDRLVKEGEKMQQAERERLELEFKQKARDFQFQSKELNEAKAISDRDMLKQLKPKLDKAVEEVISKGSFDLVLERGAVVDVKPQYDITRQVIERMNQLR
- the lpxD gene encoding UDP-3-O-(3-hydroxymyristoyl)glucosamine N-acyltransferase; amino-acid sequence: MTAPRFTLGQLADRLGATLRGAADKPISGLATLQDAGPEQLSFLANAQYRKFLADTRAGVVLLTEADAEGYAGDVLLVANPYLAFAQLSHLFDRKPVAAAGIHPTALIAADAQVDPSASIGAYAVIESGAQIAAAVSIGAHCVVGARSVVGEGGWLAPRVTLYHDVIIGKRVVIQSGAVIGGEGFGFANEKGVWQKIAQIGGVLLGDDVEVGANTTIDRGALADTVIGNGVKLDNQIMIAHNVQIGDNTAMAGCVGISGSTKIGRNCMIAGGVGMVGHIEVCDNVFVTGMTMVTRSITEPGAYSSGTAMQTAGDWKKSAARIRQLDDMARRLRDMEKRLAAVTPGDDASSDA
- the fabZ gene encoding 3-hydroxyacyl-ACP dehydratase FabZ, translating into MMDINEIREYLPHRYPFLLVDRVAELDIEGKSIRAYKNVSINEPFFNGHFPEHPIMPGVLIIEAMAQAAGILGFKMLDVKPADGTLYYFVGSDKLRFRQPVLPGDQLVLEARFLSTKRSIWKFECKASVDGKEVCSAEIICAERKL
- the lpxA gene encoding acyl-ACP--UDP-N-acetylglucosamine O-acyltransferase is translated as MSLIDPRAIIDPSARLADDVQVGPWSIIGPDVEIGEGSVIGPHVVLKGPTKIGKHNHIFQFSSVGEDTPDLKYKGEATRLVIGDHNVIREGVTIHRGTVQDRSETTIGDHNLLMAYVHVGHDSVIGNHCILVNNTALAGHVHMDDWAILSGFTLVHQFCRIGAHSFSGMGTAIGKDVPAYVTVFGNPAEARSMNFEGMRRRGFSAEAIQALRRAYKVVYRQGLTVEQALAELAESAAQFPEVAVFRDSIQASTRGITR
- the lpxB gene encoding lipid-A-disaccharide synthase gives rise to the protein MSRPLRIALVAGEASGDILGAGLMQALKQRHGQVEFIGIGGPRMEAEGLRSYFPMERLSVMGLVEVLGRLPELLARRKRLIQTLIAEQPDVFIGIDAPDFNLTLELKLRQAGIKTVHYVSPSVWAWRQKRVLKIREACDLMLTLFPFEARFYDEHQVPVRFVGHPLANTIPLQADRQAARVALDLLQDAPVVALLPGSRGGEVARLGALFLDAAERLRALRPGVRFVLPCASPERRAQLEMLLGGRDLALSLLDGRSHEALAACDAVLIASGTATLEALLYRRPMVVAYKVAPLTYRVLKRLVKSPYISLPNLLAERLLVPELIQDAATADALAQTLAPLLDGGEVQTEGFERIHHALRQDASAQAADAVLALAGRA
- the rnhB gene encoding ribonuclease HII, which translates into the protein MQLGLDFSLVEELVAGVDEVGRGPLCGPVVTAAVILDPARPILGLNDSKKLTEARREKLFDEIREKALAWCIARAEVAEIDQLNILHATMLAMQRAVEGLQVTPRLALIDGNRCPKLAVPSAPVVKGDSQVPAIAAASILAKVSRDREMAEMEKLYPGYGIGGHKGYPTPGHLDALKRLGASPIHRRSFAPVRNVLDGIE